In Micromonospora cremea, the genomic window GTGGACGTTCCCGCTGGTGGCCGACAGCGAGCGGTTCCCCACCGACCACCGCTGCCGGGTGTTCCGCTCCGCGGACGCCGGCGGCAAGTGGGAGCCGCTGTCGGTGGGGCTGCCCGAGGGCCCGTTCTACCCGGCGGTGCTGCGCGACGCGATGTGCGCCGACGACGCCTCCCCGGGCGGGGTCTACTTCGGCACCCGCTCTGGTGAGGTCTACGCCAGCCGCGACGAGGGCGACTCCTGGTCGTTGGTGGCGGCGCACCTGCCCGACGTGCTCTGCGTCCGGGCCGCGGCGGTGTGACGTGGTCACCGTGCTGCTGCCCGGCCCGCTGCGCGGCGAGGCCGGCGGTGCCAGCCGGCTGAACGTCACCGCCGCCGGGACGCTGCGGGCCGTCCTCGACGAGGTGGCCGCCGAGCATCCGCGGCTGGCCCGGCGGATTCGCGACGAGCGTGGCGAGCTGCGGCGCTACGTCAACGTCTACGTCGACGGGGAGGATTGCCGGCACTCCGGCGGGCTGGCCACCCCGGTCGGCGACGACGCCGAGGTGCAGGTGCTGCCCTCGGTGGCGGGCGGCTGAGCTGGCCGGGCGGCGGTCAGGGCAGGTGGTAGTCGAGCAGGTAGGCGTGGCCACCGTCCGGGCCACCGATGATCTGCCCGCTGCCGCGCAGGCCGCGCAGCTCGCCGGTGCCCGAGTCCGGCACCACCGTCCACGACAGGGCCGAGCCGTCGCCGTCGCTGCCCGCAGTGTGGTGCAGCACGAAACCGCCGACCCGGCCGGCGAGCGAGCCGGTGAACCGCTCGAACCCCACGTACGCCGCCGACGTCTCCACGAGGGTGCGGCACATCAGGATCCGGGTGAGGCTGGTGCCGGTCAGGCCACCGGAGAACGTCTTGCTGATCCGGGCCTCGGCCAGGGTGGTGCCCTCGGCCTGGTCGTACGGTTCCTGGTCCCAGGTGTCCAGCGTGAAGGTGCCCTCGGCGCGCTCGGTCATGCCGTCATCCTGTCCCAGGGCGACTGGCATCCACTGTCAGTTTCCGGCGGCGTGTCCGGCTCCGGAACGAGTGA contains:
- a CDS encoding ubiquitin-like small modifier protein 1, which produces MVTVLLPGPLRGEAGGASRLNVTAAGTLRAVLDEVAAEHPRLARRIRDERGELRRYVNVYVDGEDCRHSGGLATPVGDDAEVQVLPSVAGG
- a CDS encoding DUF3224 domain-containing protein: MTERAEGTFTLDTWDQEPYDQAEGTTLAEARISKTFSGGLTGTSLTRILMCRTLVETSAAYVGFERFTGSLAGRVGGFVLHHTAGSDGDGSALSWTVVPDSGTGELRGLRGSGQIIGGPDGGHAYLLDYHLP